A genomic region of Streptomyces sp. NBC_00247 contains the following coding sequences:
- a CDS encoding TetR/AcrR family transcriptional regulator yields MAEVRRERADAARNRRAILHATEELLALYRPEEISMEQVAAAAGVGKGTVFHRFGSRMGLMHALIQERTGALHDAVVSGPPPLGPGADPRSRLLAFLDGIVDVVARNKGLLAALGHAVTTTQRPRADDDHPVYRFWHNHLSTLLAELRPSLDAELMAHVLLSTLGNEPILRLLEKGEGERLAGTLRLTVTTLLDA; encoded by the coding sequence ATGGCGGAAGTCCGACGCGAACGCGCCGACGCGGCCCGCAACCGCCGCGCGATCCTGCACGCCACCGAGGAACTCCTGGCCCTGTACCGCCCGGAAGAGATCTCCATGGAACAGGTCGCCGCCGCCGCGGGCGTCGGCAAAGGCACTGTGTTCCACCGCTTCGGCAGCCGCATGGGCCTCATGCACGCCCTGATCCAGGAGCGCACCGGGGCCCTGCATGACGCCGTCGTCTCCGGCCCGCCCCCGCTGGGCCCCGGCGCCGACCCCCGGTCACGTCTCCTCGCGTTCCTCGACGGCATCGTGGACGTGGTGGCCCGCAACAAGGGCCTGCTCGCGGCCCTCGGCCACGCCGTCACCACCACCCAACGCCCCAGAGCGGACGACGATCACCCTGTCTACCGCTTCTGGCACAACCACCTCAGCACGCTGCTCGCCGAGCTGCGCCCCTCGCTGGACGCAGAACTGATGGCGCACGTCCTGTTGTCGACCCTGGGCAACGAACCCATTCTGCGACTCCTGGAGAAGGGGGAGGGAGAACGGCTGGCGGGCACGCTGCGGCTGACGGTGACGACCCTGCTGGACGCGTGA
- a CDS encoding quinone oxidoreductase family protein has translation MRRVRYHEYGGPEVLRVEQAEVPVPGEGQVLVRAEAIGVNFVDTKYRQGPEAGAIFQRPLPGTLTGDVVGTVEAVGQGVEGLAVGERVAALVAEDAYADYVLAAAQWIVKVDEGVDHGSATMLPMGAPVALRVLRTGGLTPGESVLVHSAAGGIGHFALQIARLLGAGTVVATAGSDAKLEFAREHGADIAVNYTEQNWTGAVRAAVPDGVDVLLDAVGGDVLRRSFEVLAPYGRAVTYGAASGDLISVPVTSVFALKSLAGFNLTAWRTARPEQARAEMDELAGYVAEGKLTAAVHATVPLAEAAEAHRLLDDRAALGRVLLVP, from the coding sequence ATGCGGCGCGTCCGCTATCACGAGTACGGGGGACCTGAGGTCCTGCGGGTCGAGCAGGCCGAGGTGCCGGTTCCCGGTGAGGGGCAGGTGCTCGTCAGGGCTGAAGCGATCGGTGTCAACTTCGTCGACACCAAGTACCGGCAGGGTCCGGAGGCAGGAGCGATCTTCCAGCGGCCGTTGCCGGGCACGCTGACCGGTGACGTCGTCGGTACCGTCGAGGCTGTCGGCCAGGGCGTCGAGGGACTCGCCGTGGGAGAACGGGTCGCGGCCCTCGTGGCGGAGGATGCCTACGCCGACTACGTGCTCGCCGCGGCGCAGTGGATCGTCAAGGTGGACGAGGGCGTCGACCACGGTTCGGCCACCATGCTGCCGATGGGCGCGCCGGTCGCGTTGCGCGTGCTGCGGACGGGCGGCCTCACTCCCGGCGAGTCGGTGCTGGTGCACTCCGCGGCCGGCGGCATCGGGCACTTCGCCCTGCAGATCGCGAGGCTGCTCGGGGCCGGCACGGTGGTCGCCACCGCAGGCTCGGACGCAAAGCTGGAGTTCGCCCGCGAGCACGGCGCCGACATCGCGGTGAACTACACCGAGCAGAACTGGACCGGCGCGGTGCGGGCGGCGGTGCCGGACGGGGTCGACGTCCTGCTCGACGCGGTCGGCGGCGACGTCCTTCGGCGCAGCTTCGAGGTGCTGGCGCCGTACGGCCGGGCCGTGACCTATGGTGCGGCCAGTGGTGACCTGATCTCCGTACCGGTCACGAGCGTCTTCGCACTGAAGTCCCTGGCGGGCTTCAACCTGACGGCGTGGCGGACGGCCAGGCCCGAGCAGGCGCGCGCGGAGATGGACGAGCTCGCCGGCTACGTCGCGGAAGGCAAGCTCACCGCGGCCGTGCACGCCACCGTCCCGCTCGCCGAGGCGGCCGAGGCGCACCGGCTGCTCGACGACAGGGCCGCGCTGGGCCGCGTTCTGCTGGTTCCGTAA
- a CDS encoding alkaline phosphatase D family protein yields the protein MTNRPHVLSPGRRTVLRGSLLASAAVGLPAVTGAPAFARSGRPSAEWGVQVGDVTASTALVWVRSDRAARMLVETSATESFRTSRLWHGPLVGAGTDFTGTTPVHGLPAGEQVHYRVTLADPDDPRRTSRPLYGTFRTAPAKRRDGARFLWSGDIAGQGWGINPDIGGYTVYEEMRNLNPDFFLCSGDTIYADGVIEPSVPLPDGSVWHNVTTEEKAKVAETLAEYRGNFRYNLLDANVRRFNSQVPSIVQWDDHEVRNNWYPGQILDDVRYTEKSVDVLAARSVRAYREYLPVSTLRAAPGEGRMHRVVRHGPLLDVFVLDMRSFRNANSPDRQADDTTGILGAEQLRWLKGELSRSRAVWKVIAADMPLGLVVPDGATDFEAVAQGDPGAPLGRELQIAELLRYIKHRRITGTVWLTADVHHTSAQHYLPERAAFKDFAPFWEFVSGPLAAGAFPASALDNTFGPDRVFVKAPVLSNQSPLEMPPLFGEVDIDGASGELTVRLRQQGGKVLFTKVLQPGLTGQ from the coding sequence ATGACGAACCGTCCGCACGTCCTCTCCCCCGGCCGCCGGACCGTACTGCGCGGTTCGCTCCTCGCGTCCGCCGCCGTCGGGCTGCCGGCTGTCACCGGCGCGCCCGCCTTCGCGCGGTCCGGGCGCCCGTCCGCCGAGTGGGGTGTCCAGGTGGGGGATGTCACGGCGTCCACCGCTCTGGTCTGGGTGCGCTCGGACCGCGCTGCCCGGATGCTGGTCGAGACGTCGGCCACGGAGTCCTTCCGCACGTCCCGCCTCTGGCACGGTCCGCTGGTCGGTGCCGGGACGGACTTCACCGGGACGACCCCCGTGCACGGTCTCCCGGCCGGCGAACAGGTCCACTACCGGGTGACCCTGGCCGACCCGGACGATCCGCGCCGCACGAGCCGCCCGTTGTACGGAACCTTCCGCACCGCTCCGGCGAAGCGGCGGGACGGAGCGCGGTTCCTCTGGTCCGGCGACATCGCCGGGCAGGGATGGGGCATCAACCCCGACATCGGCGGCTACACCGTCTATGAGGAGATGCGGAATCTCAACCCCGACTTCTTCCTCTGCAGCGGCGACACCATCTACGCGGACGGTGTCATCGAGCCGAGCGTGCCCCTGCCCGACGGAAGTGTCTGGCACAACGTCACGACCGAGGAGAAGGCGAAGGTCGCCGAGACCCTCGCCGAGTACCGGGGCAACTTCCGGTACAACCTGCTGGACGCGAACGTCCGGAGGTTCAACTCGCAGGTGCCGTCGATCGTCCAGTGGGACGACCACGAGGTACGCAACAACTGGTATCCCGGGCAGATCCTCGACGACGTCCGCTACACGGAGAAGAGCGTGGACGTGCTGGCGGCACGTTCGGTGCGGGCCTACCGCGAGTACCTTCCGGTCTCCACCCTCCGCGCCGCGCCGGGCGAGGGCCGTATGCACCGGGTGGTACGCCACGGTCCCCTGCTCGACGTGTTCGTGCTCGACATGCGCTCCTTCCGCAACGCCAACTCGCCCGACCGGCAGGCCGACGACACCACGGGCATCCTCGGCGCCGAACAGCTCAGGTGGCTCAAGGGTGAGCTCTCCCGGTCACGCGCCGTGTGGAAGGTGATCGCGGCGGACATGCCGCTCGGGCTCGTCGTACCGGACGGCGCCACGGACTTCGAAGCGGTCGCCCAGGGCGACCCGGGCGCCCCGCTCGGGCGGGAACTCCAGATCGCCGAGTTGCTCCGGTACATCAAGCACCGCCGCATCACGGGGACCGTCTGGCTGACGGCGGACGTGCACCACACCTCCGCGCAGCACTACCTTCCCGAGCGTGCGGCGTTCAAGGACTTCGCGCCCTTCTGGGAGTTCGTCTCCGGCCCGCTGGCCGCGGGCGCCTTCCCGGCGAGCGCGCTGGACAACACGTTCGGCCCGGACCGGGTATTCGTCAAAGCCCCCGTCCTCTCCAACCAGTCCCCCCTGGAGATGCCGCCGCTCTTCGGCGAGGTCGACATCGACGGCGCAAGCGGGGAGTTGACGGTGCGGCTGCGACAGCAGGGCGGGAAGGTCTTGTTCACCAAGGTGCTGCAGCCCGGCCTCACGGGTCAGTGA
- a CDS encoding alpha/beta fold hydrolase, whose protein sequence is MTGTATFTFDTSAGLRSTSVAYARTGTGQPLLLLHGIGHHRQAWDPVVRILSGERDVISVDLPGFGESPALADGVAYDVRTVAGVLAAFCSELGVERPHVAGNSLGGLLALELGRTGRARSVTALSPAGFWSAPERRYAFGTLWAMRRGARALPVPLIERLSRSAAGRAALTSTICARPGRRSPETVVAETLALRNATGFGGTLAAGRNASFTSDVPGIPVTVAWGSRDLLLPRRQGVRAKRAIPGARLVRLPGCGHVPMNDDPALVSRVILDTSR, encoded by the coding sequence ATGACCGGCACGGCGACGTTCACGTTCGACACCTCCGCGGGCCTGCGGAGTACCTCGGTGGCCTACGCGCGGACCGGCACCGGGCAGCCGCTGCTGTTGCTCCACGGCATAGGCCATCACCGGCAGGCGTGGGATCCGGTGGTACGGATCCTGTCGGGCGAACGTGACGTGATCAGCGTGGATCTGCCGGGCTTCGGTGAGTCGCCCGCGCTCGCGGACGGCGTCGCGTACGACGTACGGACGGTGGCCGGTGTTCTGGCGGCCTTCTGCTCCGAACTCGGCGTCGAACGCCCGCACGTGGCGGGCAACTCACTCGGTGGTCTGCTCGCGCTGGAACTCGGACGCACCGGTCGCGCCCGGTCGGTGACGGCCCTGTCACCCGCCGGATTCTGGAGCGCTCCGGAGCGCCGGTACGCGTTCGGGACGCTCTGGGCGATGCGCCGGGGTGCCCGGGCACTTCCGGTTCCGTTGATCGAACGTCTCTCCCGGAGCGCGGCGGGTCGCGCGGCTCTCACCAGCACCATCTGTGCCCGGCCTGGTCGCCGTTCGCCGGAAACGGTCGTCGCGGAGACCCTCGCGCTCCGGAACGCGACCGGCTTCGGAGGGACGCTGGCCGCCGGCCGGAACGCCTCCTTCACCTCCGACGTGCCGGGCATCCCGGTCACCGTCGCCTGGGGCAGCCGTGACCTGCTTCTCCCCCGCCGCCAGGGCGTCCGGGCCAAGCGTGCCATCCCCGGCGCACGGCTGGTGCGGCTGCCCGGATGCGGTCATGTGCCGATGAACGACGACCCCGCCCTCGTGTCCCGGGTCATTCTCGACACCAGTCGCTGA
- a CDS encoding GntR family transcriptional regulator: MGTTQLETVQEPKYWHLRTVLSEALDSDFAVGEILPNERELAARFGVARATLRQALEQLELEGRLQRRRGVGTTVAPPRVGVAVSTAQQEWTGAVADEAWQPIECGRGTAPAAVAAALSTAADEVVHVIRRIRVTHGQPVAAELLYVPSASVPDLSAIGESTGPARVRGVLRELHRLGLEGQDRSVELGSASADDSRELDRLPGAPVLVVTTRYFAAGGTAAVSVATYRADTCRLTFGDSGTLEISHEQERQAS, encoded by the coding sequence GTGGGGACCACGCAGCTGGAAACGGTGCAGGAGCCGAAGTACTGGCACCTGAGGACCGTGCTCAGTGAGGCACTCGACTCGGACTTCGCGGTGGGTGAGATCCTGCCGAACGAGCGGGAGCTCGCGGCCCGGTTCGGCGTCGCACGGGCCACGCTCCGGCAGGCTCTGGAGCAGCTCGAACTCGAAGGCAGACTTCAGCGCAGGCGCGGCGTGGGAACCACCGTCGCTCCGCCCCGGGTGGGGGTCGCGGTCTCCACGGCCCAGCAGGAGTGGACGGGCGCGGTGGCCGACGAAGCGTGGCAGCCCATCGAGTGCGGCCGGGGGACGGCCCCGGCGGCCGTCGCCGCCGCGCTCTCCACGGCGGCCGACGAAGTGGTCCACGTGATCCGCCGGATCAGGGTCACCCACGGTCAGCCGGTAGCTGCGGAACTGCTGTACGTGCCGTCCGCGTCCGTTCCCGACCTGTCCGCGATCGGGGAGTCCACGGGCCCGGCTCGCGTGCGCGGGGTGCTGCGCGAGCTGCACCGCCTCGGACTCGAGGGACAGGACCGGTCGGTCGAACTCGGTTCGGCCAGCGCGGACGACTCCAGGGAGCTCGACCGACTGCCCGGCGCCCCCGTCCTGGTCGTCACCACGCGCTACTTCGCCGCGGGCGGCACCGCCGCGGTCTCCGTCGCCACCTACCGTGCCGACACCTGCCGGCTGACCTTCGGGGACTCCGGGACTCTGGAGATCAGCCACGAGCAGGAGCGCCAGGCTTCCTGA
- a CDS encoding ROK family transcriptional regulator → MGRLTGGDPSLLRRINSAVVLHALRGAELPTLSDLTRITGLSRPTVEGVVEGLFEAGLVVEALPDDGEARRQGRPARRFRFRAEAGHLLGIEIGPHRVSALMSGLDGRIIGAGQRAVSETAAADDRLDQVRAVVADLLRRTGVARSSLRAVGVGSPGIVEADGTVRLGTALPGWTGLPLGERLRRSFRCPVLVENDANTAAVAEHWKGAATESDDIVFVLAGLSPGAGSLIGGRLHRGYGGAAGEIGALHLLGREVTPEHLLSTTDTPLDPLDEQAVAAVFTKARQGDSRAQEAVERFIQRLVHDVAALVLALDPEIVVVGGWAAGLDGVLAPLRSELSRYCLRPPRVTLSLLGEAAVATGALRLALDHVEEQLFAVEGTVTARR, encoded by the coding sequence GTGGGGCGGCTGACCGGTGGAGACCCGTCGTTGTTGCGGCGGATCAATTCCGCGGTGGTACTGCACGCCCTGCGTGGGGCCGAGCTCCCGACGCTCTCCGACCTGACCCGGATCACCGGCCTTTCCCGGCCAACGGTCGAAGGAGTCGTCGAGGGGCTGTTCGAAGCCGGTCTGGTCGTGGAGGCACTGCCCGACGACGGTGAAGCGCGGCGCCAGGGCCGTCCAGCCCGCCGGTTCCGTTTCCGCGCCGAGGCGGGCCATCTGCTGGGCATCGAGATCGGCCCGCACCGGGTCTCCGCGCTCATGTCCGGACTCGACGGCAGAATCATCGGGGCGGGCCAGCGGGCGGTCTCCGAGACCGCGGCCGCGGACGACCGGCTCGATCAGGTCCGAGCCGTGGTCGCCGACCTCCTGCGCCGTACGGGCGTGGCCAGGAGCAGCTTGCGGGCCGTGGGGGTCGGAAGCCCTGGAATCGTGGAGGCCGACGGCACGGTCAGGCTGGGCACTGCGCTTCCCGGCTGGACCGGACTCCCTCTGGGGGAGCGGCTTCGGCGCTCGTTCCGCTGCCCGGTCCTGGTGGAGAACGACGCCAATACGGCCGCCGTGGCGGAGCATTGGAAGGGTGCCGCCACGGAGTCGGACGACATCGTCTTCGTCCTTGCCGGATTGAGTCCCGGAGCGGGTTCGTTGATAGGGGGACGGCTGCACCGGGGGTACGGCGGCGCCGCCGGCGAGATCGGCGCGCTCCATCTCCTCGGGAGGGAAGTCACTCCGGAGCATCTGCTGTCCACGACCGACACACCGCTCGACCCGCTGGACGAGCAGGCGGTGGCGGCGGTGTTCACGAAGGCCAGGCAGGGCGACAGCCGCGCCCAGGAGGCGGTCGAGCGGTTCATCCAGCGGCTGGTGCACGACGTGGCGGCACTCGTGCTGGCTCTCGATCCGGAGATAGTGGTGGTCGGCGGCTGGGCGGCGGGACTCGACGGGGTGCTGGCCCCGTTGCGGAGCGAGCTCTCGCGTTACTGTCTGCGCCCGCCGCGGGTCACCCTGTCCCTGCTCGGGGAGGCGGCCGTCGCGACCGGAGCCCTTCGGCTGGCGCTGGACCACGTGGAGGAGCAATTGTTCGCCGTCGAGGGAACGGTGACGGCCCGCCGCTGA
- a CDS encoding winged helix-turn-helix transcriptional regulator, whose product MATMTAAQQRAQAKVEYDAFVAACPSRKLVDRISDKWVTLILAALGSDSAHEPGADCAGEPRVMRYSELQRLLAGVSQKMLTQTLRSLERDGLVSRTVVPTVPVTVSYELTDLGLSLYEMMRGLKAWAEVHMDDVLANRQTYDTRVA is encoded by the coding sequence ATGGCAACGATGACGGCGGCCCAGCAAAGGGCACAGGCCAAGGTGGAGTACGACGCTTTCGTGGCGGCCTGTCCCAGCCGCAAGCTGGTCGACCGGATTTCCGACAAGTGGGTCACGCTGATCCTGGCCGCGCTCGGCAGCGACAGCGCGCATGAGCCCGGCGCCGACTGCGCAGGCGAGCCCCGGGTGATGCGCTACTCGGAGCTACAGCGCCTGCTGGCCGGCGTCAGCCAGAAGATGCTCACCCAGACCCTGCGCTCCCTGGAGCGCGACGGCCTGGTGTCCCGCACCGTGGTGCCGACCGTGCCGGTCACGGTCTCCTACGAACTGACCGATCTGGGCCTGTCCCTGTACGAGATGATGCGGGGCCTCAAGGCCTGGGCCGAGGTGCACATGGACGATGTACTCGCCAACCGCCAGACCTACGACACCCGCGTCGCCTGA
- a CDS encoding aldo/keto reductase family oxidoreductase, translated as MSTPSASLPGGTWNLGDLTVTRFGYGAMQLAGPWVMGPPADRDGALAVLSEAVGLGITHIDTADAYGPHITNQLIREALHPYSDALHLVTKVGATRDQKGGWPPARKPEELRRAVTENLENLGLDTLDVVNLRLGDAQGPVTGSLAEAFETLVELQEQGLIRHLGVSNATAAQVAEARSIAPIVCVQNMYNLAHRQDDGLIDELAEEDIAYVPFFPLGGFSPLQSSALTAVATRLDATPKSVALTWLLQRSPNILLIPGTSSVAHLRENVAGAELQLSDDDLAELNKIGR; from the coding sequence ATGAGCACCCCCTCCGCCTCGCTGCCCGGCGGCACCTGGAACCTGGGCGACCTGACCGTCACCCGGTTCGGCTACGGCGCCATGCAGCTCGCCGGCCCCTGGGTCATGGGCCCGCCCGCCGACCGCGACGGCGCGCTCGCCGTCCTGAGCGAGGCCGTCGGCCTTGGCATCACCCACATCGACACCGCCGACGCCTACGGGCCGCACATCACCAACCAGCTGATCCGCGAAGCCCTGCACCCGTACTCCGACGCTCTGCACCTCGTGACCAAGGTCGGCGCGACCCGGGACCAGAAGGGCGGCTGGCCCCCGGCGCGCAAGCCCGAAGAGCTCCGCAGGGCCGTCACCGAGAACCTGGAAAACCTCGGCCTCGACACGCTGGATGTGGTCAACCTCCGGCTCGGCGACGCTCAGGGCCCCGTGACCGGTTCGCTCGCCGAGGCCTTCGAAACACTCGTCGAACTTCAGGAGCAGGGGCTGATCCGGCACCTCGGCGTGAGCAACGCCACGGCGGCACAGGTCGCAGAGGCACGCTCGATCGCGCCGATCGTGTGCGTCCAGAACATGTACAACCTCGCTCACCGCCAAGACGACGGGCTGATCGACGAACTCGCCGAAGAGGACATCGCCTATGTGCCCTTCTTCCCCCTCGGCGGCTTCAGCCCGCTGCAATCCTCCGCACTCACGGCCGTGGCCACCCGGCTGGACGCTACGCCGAAGTCGGTCGCCCTGACCTGGCTGTTGCAGCGGTCGCCGAACATCCTGCTGATCCCCGGCACCTCGTCGGTGGCGCACCTGCGTGAGAACGTCGCAGGTGCGGAACTCCAGCTCTCCGACGACGATCTCGCCGAGCTGAACAAGATCGGCCGCTGA
- a CDS encoding response regulator transcription factor, with protein MTVNVLLVDDEPLVRTGLRAVLESQPDIVVAGEAADGAAVLPLVRQLRPDVVAMDVRMPLMDGIEATRLLLRTLAAPPKILVVTTFENDEYVYEALRAGADGFLLKRARPMEIVNAVRLVAEGESLLFPAAVRRLASEYGTNKARAVVTRAALTDREAAVLRLMCRGLSNAEIAAKLVVGTETVKTHVSALLTKLGARDRTQAVITAYESGFVVPG; from the coding sequence GTGACGGTGAATGTTCTTCTCGTCGACGACGAGCCTCTCGTGCGGACGGGTCTGCGGGCGGTGCTGGAGTCGCAGCCGGACATCGTGGTGGCAGGGGAGGCCGCGGACGGCGCGGCGGTGCTCCCCCTGGTCCGACAACTGCGACCGGACGTGGTAGCCATGGACGTTCGGATGCCCTTGATGGACGGCATAGAGGCAACCCGGCTGCTGCTCCGCACATTGGCCGCACCGCCGAAGATCCTGGTGGTCACGACGTTCGAGAACGACGAGTACGTGTACGAGGCGCTGCGTGCCGGTGCGGACGGTTTCCTGCTGAAGCGAGCCCGGCCGATGGAGATCGTGAACGCGGTCCGGCTGGTGGCGGAAGGCGAGTCACTGCTCTTTCCCGCAGCCGTACGCCGGCTGGCCTCCGAGTACGGGACGAACAAGGCCCGTGCGGTGGTGACGCGGGCGGCCCTCACCGACCGGGAGGCAGCCGTGCTCCGGTTGATGTGTCGGGGTCTGTCGAACGCGGAGATTGCGGCGAAGCTGGTCGTGGGCACCGAGACGGTGAAAACCCATGTCAGTGCGTTGCTGACCAAGCTCGGGGCCCGAGACCGGACTCAGGCCGTCATCACCGCCTACGAGTCGGGCTTCGTGGTCCCCGGCTGA
- a CDS encoding sensor histidine kinase, translating to MRRLLAPFATPVTYSRWIHLVAPLALISVWLFVAPGVPWELALLAVPVGLLPVMRMGEGVQAQLLLAPGERGRADATISVAPATTWGEKWRTVLWLELRLLFSIVVGVATLWLPATSISLAGAVWGDGTDHDGIFHLIEPHSWYGALAPLPILLLFALVVLCGRLSTAAARRLLGPSRTERMSALEELTEQLLERNRIARELHDSIGHALTVSVVQAGAASAADDPEFTRRALLAIEETGRAALDDLERVLRVLREPGASADRRPTLISFEQLLDSARGSGVAVDAEVTGCVDRLPDSLSREGYRILQESLTNALRHAGRVPVRVRIGVERDRLELDVRNPIAETTLRSPRGHGLQGMRERARLLGGSAKAGPHHGEWQVRVSLPLRGVR from the coding sequence ATGCGCCGACTACTCGCCCCGTTCGCAACCCCCGTGACCTACAGTCGCTGGATCCATCTCGTCGCGCCGCTGGCTCTCATCAGCGTATGGCTCTTCGTCGCCCCCGGCGTGCCGTGGGAGCTCGCGCTGCTCGCCGTGCCCGTGGGGCTCCTCCCGGTGATGCGTATGGGGGAAGGCGTCCAGGCGCAGCTGCTCCTCGCCCCCGGCGAGCGCGGCCGGGCCGACGCGACCATCTCCGTCGCTCCTGCGACGACGTGGGGCGAGAAGTGGCGGACCGTGCTCTGGCTGGAACTGCGCCTGCTGTTCTCCATCGTCGTGGGTGTGGCCACCCTCTGGCTGCCTGCGACCTCGATCAGCCTGGCCGGCGCCGTCTGGGGTGACGGCACCGACCACGACGGCATATTCCATCTGATCGAACCCCACTCCTGGTACGGGGCACTCGCGCCTCTGCCCATTCTTCTGCTGTTCGCGCTCGTCGTTCTCTGTGGACGGCTCTCCACCGCGGCCGCTCGCCGGCTGCTGGGGCCATCGAGAACCGAACGGATGTCGGCGCTGGAGGAACTCACGGAGCAGCTCCTGGAACGCAACCGCATCGCACGCGAACTCCACGACTCCATCGGCCACGCCCTCACGGTTTCGGTGGTGCAAGCAGGCGCCGCATCGGCGGCGGACGACCCGGAGTTCACGCGGCGCGCGCTCCTCGCGATCGAGGAGACGGGCCGGGCGGCACTCGACGATCTGGAGCGGGTACTCCGTGTGCTGCGCGAGCCGGGAGCATCTGCCGATCGCCGGCCGACGCTGATCTCGTTCGAGCAACTGCTCGACTCCGCACGAGGATCCGGGGTCGCTGTGGACGCCGAGGTGACCGGGTGCGTCGACCGTCTGCCCGACTCCTTGTCACGTGAGGGGTACCGCATCCTGCAGGAGTCACTCACCAACGCGCTGCGTCACGCGGGCCGGGTCCCCGTCCGTGTGCGCATCGGCGTCGAAAGAGACCGCCTCGAACTCGATGTACGAAATCCGATTGCGGAGACCACGCTCCGCTCGCCCCGGGGCCATGGGCTGCAAGGGATGCGCGAACGGGCGAGACTGCTGGGGGGAAGCGCGAAAGCCGGCCCGCACCACGGCGAATGGCAGGTACGCGTCAGCCTTCCGCTCCGAGGCGTGAGGTGA
- a CDS encoding ABC transporter ATP-binding protein has product MTSIDVQQLTKDYGSTRAVDSLTFRAEAGRVTGFLGPNGAGKSTTMRVILGLDRPSGGTASVGGRAYATLDNPLRVVGSLLDAGAAHGSRTARDHVLALAVSNGMSRRRGDTVLEETGLASVATRRIKTFSLGMRQRLGIAAALLGDPAVLMLDEPSNGLDPEGIVWIRELMKRLAREGRTVLVSSHLMSETAAFADHLIILGGGRLLADMSMEGFLASRGRSGVRVRAAVGGRLRDTLIRSGYDATDAGGGACWIDGARADEIGALAASQHIALLELVEERGTLEEAYLDLTADAAEFAAASPTSSKEA; this is encoded by the coding sequence ATGACCAGCATCGATGTGCAGCAGCTCACGAAGGACTACGGATCCACCCGAGCGGTGGACAGTCTCACCTTCCGTGCGGAGGCCGGCCGCGTGACCGGCTTTCTCGGGCCCAACGGAGCAGGGAAGTCCACCACGATGCGAGTGATTCTCGGCCTGGACCGCCCTTCCGGTGGCACGGCGAGTGTGGGCGGACGGGCCTACGCCACGCTCGACAACCCCCTGCGCGTGGTCGGTTCACTGCTCGACGCAGGAGCAGCGCACGGATCGCGGACCGCGCGCGACCATGTGCTCGCCCTCGCGGTGAGCAACGGCATGTCGCGGCGAAGGGGCGACACCGTGCTGGAGGAGACCGGCCTCGCATCCGTCGCCACCCGCCGCATCAAGACGTTCTCGCTCGGCATGCGTCAACGGCTGGGCATAGCGGCCGCACTGCTCGGAGACCCTGCCGTGTTGATGCTGGACGAGCCGTCCAACGGGCTCGATCCCGAGGGGATCGTCTGGATCCGTGAACTGATGAAGCGGCTTGCTCGCGAAGGACGCACGGTTCTGGTGTCCAGCCACCTGATGAGCGAGACGGCCGCCTTTGCCGACCATCTGATCATTCTCGGTGGGGGCAGGCTTCTTGCCGACATGTCGATGGAAGGGTTTCTCGCCTCGCGCGGTCGTTCCGGAGTGCGGGTACGGGCCGCCGTGGGCGGACGACTCCGCGACACCCTGATCCGCAGCGGATACGACGCCACCGATGCGGGAGGTGGGGCGTGTTGGATCGACGGGGCCCGCGCCGACGAGATCGGTGCGCTGGCGGCGTCCCAGCACATCGCCCTCCTGGAGCTCGTGGAGGAACGGGGCACCCTGGAGGAGGCGTACCTCGATCTCACGGCGGATGCCGCCGAATTCGCCGCCGCTTCCCCTACCTCATCCAAGGAGGCATGA